The Arcobacter sp. CECT 8986 genomic interval AACAGCTGGGTTATACTCAACAAGAGGTGGATTAAAAGACGTAGTAATGTTTGAAATGGGGATGCCAGGAGGACAAATTACTGGTAGTTCAGAAATAGAGAATTATCCAGGACAAGCAGAAGTTGTATCTGGATTAGATTTAATGCAATCATGGCCACAACAAGCTATGAAGTTTGGATTAAAACATGAAATGAAAAAAATATCTT includes:
- a CDS encoding FAD-dependent oxidoreductase; the protein is MLDLAIIGGGPAGLTAGLYSTRGGLKDVVMFEMGMPGGQITGSSEIENYPGQAEVVSGLDLMQSWPQQAMKFGLKHEMKKIS